One region of Triticum aestivum cultivar Chinese Spring chromosome 6B, IWGSC CS RefSeq v2.1, whole genome shotgun sequence genomic DNA includes:
- the LOC123134278 gene encoding brassinosteroid-responsive RING protein 1, with protein MGFPVGYSELLLPRLLLQALLLLGHLHRFLLWAFHAVGLGDLIDLGGSAPTAEEAQWHAHHGAAPSPSLQHRRPDFRALPPMAAVEEALPVLRFDELVASSPSVCGDGDCAVCLCGIGGGDEVRRLSNCRHVFHRGCIDRWMGHQQRTCPLCRAPLMPGDALSADLPDASDYDMSYPSPLPLAATPTLLRPHELLLNGLGGFQ; from the coding sequence ATGGGCTTCCCCGTGGGATACTCGGAGCTGCTGCTCCCCCGGCTGCTCCtgcaggcgctcctcctcctcggccacctCCACCGCTTCCTCCTCTGGGCCTTCCACGCCGTGGGCCTGGGCGACCTCATCGACCTCGGCGGCAGCGCGCCCACGGCGGAGGAGGCGCAGTGGCACGCGCACCACGGGGCAGCGCCCTCGCCCTCGCTGCAGCACCGGCGGCCCGACTTCCGCGCGCTGCCGCCGATGGCCGCCGTCGAGGAGGCGCTCCCCGTGCTGCGGTTCGACGAGCTGGTGGCGTCCTCCCCGTCCGTGTGCGGGGACGGCGACTGCGCCGTCTGCCTCTGCGGcatcggcggcggcgacgaggtgcGGCGGCTGTCCAACTGCCGCCACGTCTTCCACCGCGGCTGCATCGACCGCTGGATGGGGCACCAGCAGCGCACCTGCCCGCTCTGCCGCGCCCCGCTCATGCCCGGCGACGCGCTCTCGGCCGACCTCCCGGACGCCTCCGACTACGACATGTCCTACCCGTCCCCGCTGCCGCTGGCGGCCACCCCCACCCTGCTGCGCCCGCACGAGCTGCTGCTCAACGGCCTGGGCGGCTTCCAGTGA